The region GGGCATACCAAGCCCAATGGGAAAGGACAATCGCCAAAATAACATTGGTGATTCCTGTACCAAGTACTGCCACCATAAACAGTGCGAGTACTAATGTTGGGAAGGTAAGAAACACATCGGTTATGCGCATCAACAGTGCATCCGTTTTTCCTCCAACCAAACCCGAGAGAGTGCCAACGGTAATCCCCACCACCAAGATGAGACCAATGGCAGTCGCTACCGCGCTCAATGATACTCGGCTACCAACGACTAAACGGGTCAAGATATCTCGCCCCAGATGGTCAGTGCCAAACCAGTGATGATACGAGGGCGGCAAAAGGCGTTGACTTAAATCGATGCTGTTGGGGTCGGCGCTTAACCAATAAGGACCGACTAGGGCCACCAGGACAATCATGGTGACCAATAACAGCGCCAAGGTATTGAGTTTATGTTGGGAAAAACCGTTCATACGTGGCTCTCCAAGGTTGATTTGCGAATTCGTGGATCAACTCCAGCGCAAACAATATCCACCAACAGGTTACAGAGAACATAAATCACCACCATGGCCAAGGTGACGCATTGAATCACAGGATAGTCTCGGTTGAATACTGCCGTGACAGCGTAACGACCAACCCCAGGCCAGCCAAAAATACTTTCGACGACCAGCGTGCCACCAATTAATTCACCGATGTGCATTCCAAGCGAGGTGACGACCGGTAACATCGCATTACGCAAGATATGCGAGAGTTCGATACGCCGCTCACTAATACCACGCAATCTTGCCCATGTGACATGCCGCTGGTTGGCTATCTCGAGCATGTTGGCACGAATAAGCCGCGCATTAATTGAGAGTGACATCAAGGCAATAGAAAATGCAGGCAGCCACAGATGAGATAGGCCACCAAAGCCAAGGGCGGGAAGCCAATGCAGATAAATAGAAAACAGCATGACCAATAAAAAGGCGAGCCAGAAATTAGGGATACTGACGCCAATAAACATCACCACGCGCACCAGATGATCCGGTAGCTGGTTACGAAAACGTGCAGCGATAATGCCCATTGGAATGGAAATCAGCAAAATCAACGCCAGTGCCGTGCCTGCCAAAAGCAAGGTGGCGGGAATAAAGTGCAACAGTTCAGGAAATACCGCACGTCCTGTGGTGTAGGAGATCCCAAAATCCAAAACCAACGCCTTTTTCAGCCAAACGATGTACTGAATTAACAGCGGTTCATTCAGTCCTAACAGCTCTCGAGTGCTATTAAGTAAGGCATCGGTGGGTGGAAGCCCTGATAAGCGCAAGTAATCCATCGCTGGATCGCTTGGCCCTAAACGCAGCATAAAAAAGATCACCACAGAAGCGCACAGCAAAATAGGAATTAAAGTCAGGAGACGATGTAGGATAAACCTAACCATTACAGCGCTCCTTTGGGCTTGATGCGTTCGAAAGGAATGTCACTTGGAATGGGATTAAAAGGAATATTGCCGAGTTTTGGGTTGGCAACAACGTACATTCGTACCCAAGTCAGTGGCAAATAGACTGCCTCAGAATGCAAGCGCGTCATGATGTCGCGATACAGTGCTTGACGCTCTGGTTCGCTGGTGGTGATCAGTGCCTGCGCAATTTCACGATCGATCAGTGGCTTATCTGCTAATCCCAATTGAGCTTGATAATCGGCATGCGATGGGACACGCATTGAGCTCATAAAGGCATGTGGGTCGTACGGCGCGCCCCAAGTCCGGTTGAAAATCATGCCAAACTCACCGGATTTTTGGCGGTGATAAACGGAGCTCTCTTCTTCGCCAATCAAATTGACCTCAATGCCAATTTTTCTTAAGTCTCCTTGGATGATCTCGGCCAGTGATTTATTGACGGCATTCGTTCCCATGTAAATTAAGTCAATACTGAGCCGTTGAGCGCCTTTATAACGTACGGTTTTATCTTGGCCAAAGCGCCATCCAGCCTCCTCTAACAGTTGATTTGCAAGGTTTGGGTCATAGCTGAAAGGCAAAAGTCCGATATTGGCATAGGGAACTGAGGGGGCGAACAAACTATCAGCGGGCAGTTGGGTATGGTAAAGCACGGTATCGAGCATCAAGTGTTTGTTAACGGCGTGATTTATCGCTTGGCGTACGGCTTTATCTATTGTTGGCCCTTTGTGGGTATTTAACGCAAGATCAATCGTTTCAATTGGTTCGGAGAGTTCGGTGGTATATAAGCCTGATTGGCGAAAACGTTCAAAAGTGTCTGGTGACACACTGCCATCGACGCCATAAAGCAGATCGACTTCACCGGTTTCAAAGGCCATAGCACGGCTGTTTGGATCGGGAATCACTTTGACCGTAATCGAATCAAGCGCCGGCGTATCACCCCAGTAGTTTGGATTGCGGACAAATTCATCAAATTGGTTGAGGCGGATTTGTGTCAGCATCCACGGCCCTGTCCCGATGGGTTTATTAATGCCATTTTTCGTTTCATGGTTGATAAATTGGGATGGGGCAATAAAGCGAAATGGGCGAGGCAAGGAGAGCTCAAGTAACGCTGGGTAGTAAGGGTGTTTTAGAGTGAGTTGGAACGTATCGTCGTTAATGGCTTGAAATGACTCAATTTGGTTAACTAATTCAAGCCAAGAGTGGCGCTCTTTGTTATCCATTACCGCACGAAAGTTAGCCACCACCGCTTGAGCATTAAAGGTTTCACCGTTAGAGAAAAATACGTGGTGGCGAAGGGTAAACGTATAAGTTCGTCCATCGGGAGAGAGCGTCCAGCGAGTTGCTAACCAAGGCGTTACTGTTCCATCTTGTTGATATTTGATCAGTGGCTCGTAGACCATGCTTTGGGCAAACATCTGGTTGGGCGCATAAAGGTGAGGATTAAGCGGCCCTACATTGACAGGCCAAGCGAAATTAAGATGATTAGCCGAAGAGCTGGGCCAACTACAGAGGGCTAAAAGTGCTGCGATCCAAAGTTTTACACAAGACGATGCCATGACGATATTCAAGTGAGAGACAAGTGGTAAGACATTTTATTGAAAAGATCACACTGCAACCCGATCTATATCAATCTTTATTCAACTTGGTGCATTAATTTGGTGCATGTAGTTGAATATTGCCTGTAGATAAGGTGTAGCCACTGACAACCGAGTTAAAGAATGAAGGTTATTCGATAAGTAATAGCACTAATTGATAAAAATGTGATAAATAACTTAATGATAACTAAAACATTCGGCTATTATCGCATTCGGTTATCGTGATGCTAAGCCGTGAGAAATCGCCTGTTACGATAGAGTTCTTATTCGCTTAACGTGGAATAGTCAATGAAGGTTGAACCTTTTCAAATCATGCATAATGACCGTGTCACTGTGGTAAAACCCAGTGCTCATTTGGCGCTTAGAATATGGCAAACCATTCAAAAAGAGAGCTGCAATGAGTTGCTTCCTTTTCTACCTAAGGTGGATCTAAAGCCTTCGCTAACCCAAATTGAAGACGCGCTACATCAGATGTCCTGCGAGTGGCAAGACAATACCGAGCGGTTTACTTTAGTGATTTGGGATAATGTGCGAGATGAGTGGACCGGCTGCATCCGCCTAGCACAGGCGCATGACTCTGAAGATCGGATTCAACTTGACTGTTGGATTCGCCCTAGCTTTGCGGGTAATGGTGTGGCGAGGCTGGCATTGCTGCTGATCCAACAAGAACTTCATCACCAACGCCCGGAAAGTTCACTGGAACTGAGGTGCAAAGAGACCGATCTTATTAATCGCGGCTTAGCCTTAACCTGTGGTTTTCATTATCAATCGACATTGAAACGCGCGGCAACTCTACCTAGTGGGTTATTAGATAATGTCGTTATTTATGCACGAAAAGCGTTGAACGAAGCGACTGCTGTATGTCAACTAGCCTAACTATTCGCGCTTATACAAAGCAAAAACATAGCCATACCCACGATTATCATCAATTAGTGTTACCCGTGGCGGGGAGTATCAATATTC is a window of Vibrio porteresiae DSM 19223 DNA encoding:
- the nikC gene encoding nickel ABC transporter permease subunit NikC encodes the protein MNGFSQHKLNTLALLLVTMIVLVALVGPYWLSADPNSIDLSQRLLPPSYHHWFGTDHLGRDILTRLVVGSRVSLSAVATAIGLILVVGITVGTLSGLVGGKTDALLMRITDVFLTFPTLVLALFMVAVLGTGITNVILAIVLSHWAWYARMVRSVVISMKNRDFILAARMSGNHGISLFKEHLLVPIFSQMGVLATMDIGHMMLHIAGMSFLGLGVKAPTPEWGVMISDARQYIWTEPLLMLWPGLALFVCVVAFNWLGDALRDHLDPFLAREHCH
- the nikB gene encoding nickel ABC transporter permease subunit NikB, with amino-acid sequence MVRFILHRLLTLIPILLCASVVIFFMLRLGPSDPAMDYLRLSGLPPTDALLNSTRELLGLNEPLLIQYIVWLKKALVLDFGISYTTGRAVFPELLHFIPATLLLAGTALALILLISIPMGIIAARFRNQLPDHLVRVVMFIGVSIPNFWLAFLLVMLFSIYLHWLPALGFGGLSHLWLPAFSIALMSLSINARLIRANMLEIANQRHVTWARLRGISERRIELSHILRNAMLPVVTSLGMHIGELIGGTLVVESIFGWPGVGRYAVTAVFNRDYPVIQCVTLAMVVIYVLCNLLVDIVCAGVDPRIRKSTLESHV
- a CDS encoding GNAT family N-acetyltransferase codes for the protein MKVEPFQIMHNDRVTVVKPSAHLALRIWQTIQKESCNELLPFLPKVDLKPSLTQIEDALHQMSCEWQDNTERFTLVIWDNVRDEWTGCIRLAQAHDSEDRIQLDCWIRPSFAGNGVARLALLLIQQELHHQRPESSLELRCKETDLINRGLALTCGFHYQSTLKRAATLPSGLLDNVVIYARKALNEATAVCQLA
- the nikA gene encoding nickel ABC transporter substrate-binding protein, translated to MASSCVKLWIAALLALCSWPSSSANHLNFAWPVNVGPLNPHLYAPNQMFAQSMVYEPLIKYQQDGTVTPWLATRWTLSPDGRTYTFTLRHHVFFSNGETFNAQAVVANFRAVMDNKERHSWLELVNQIESFQAINDDTFQLTLKHPYYPALLELSLPRPFRFIAPSQFINHETKNGINKPIGTGPWMLTQIRLNQFDEFVRNPNYWGDTPALDSITVKVIPDPNSRAMAFETGEVDLLYGVDGSVSPDTFERFRQSGLYTTELSEPIETIDLALNTHKGPTIDKAVRQAINHAVNKHLMLDTVLYHTQLPADSLFAPSVPYANIGLLPFSYDPNLANQLLEEAGWRFGQDKTVRYKGAQRLSIDLIYMGTNAVNKSLAEIIQGDLRKIGIEVNLIGEEESSVYHRQKSGEFGMIFNRTWGAPYDPHAFMSSMRVPSHADYQAQLGLADKPLIDREIAQALITTSEPERQALYRDIMTRLHSEAVYLPLTWVRMYVVANPKLGNIPFNPIPSDIPFERIKPKGAL